The genomic interval CAATACCTTCGCCGCCGTGGCGACCGTCTCCTTCATGACGGATCACCTCAACGCCGTGCTGCAGATAGGCAAGATAGAGCCCGTCTATGCTGCCCTGATCGGCGGCACCCTGATCGGCATGGGGTTGCTCATCATGTTCCGCCACAAGGCCAGCCTGGGTGGCTTCAATATCCTGGCGCTGTTTATTCAGGATCGTTTCGGCATCCGTGCTGGTAAGCTGCAAATGGGGCTGGATTGCGCCATCGTCATCGCCTCCTTCTTCGTGGTCTCCCCCTGGCTGCTGGCACTCTCAGTGGTGGCGGCCATCATCTGTAACCTGGTGTTGACACTCAATCACAAGCCGGGCCGCTACCAGATCGCCTGAGCCCCTTCACTTTGCAGACAAACAGAGCGCCCTTGGGCGCTCTGTTTGTTTCTTCTTCTTATTAGCTAATTACACCACCATGGGTTGTCCCGTCTCGGGGTGGTGGATCACCTGGGCGGGATAATCGTAGAGGCGGGCGATAAGTTCGGGGGTGAGCACCTCTGCCGGTGAGCCGTCCGCTATCAGCCTGCCCTGCTCCAGCATCACCAGCCGATCGGCGTAGCGCGCCGCCAGATTGAGATCGTGCAGCACCACCAGCACGGCGGTGTTGCGGGCGGCCAGGGCGCGGGCCATGGTGAGCAGCTGATGCTGGTACTTGAGATCGAGGGCCGAGGTGGGCTCGTCCAGCAGCAGCAGCCGTGGCTGCAAGGGATCCGACGGCCGTCCCGGTGACGGCTCCTGCCAGATCTGGGTCAGCACCCGGGCGAACTGCACCCGCTGGCGCTCCCCTCCGGAGAGGCCGGGGTAGAGGCGGCCGGCCAGGTGCTCGACCCCGGCATGGGCCATGGCGGCCTTCACTATCTGATCGCGGCGGCTGGCGGGCTCGCTGTGAGGCAGCCGCCCCATGGACACTACCTCCTCGCACAGAAAGGGGAAGCTCAGGGACGAGCTCTGGGGCAGCACTCCGACTCGGTGGGCCAGGGCATCGCCGGCCCACTCTTGCCGCTTGCGACCGAACAGGGAGATGGTGCCGTCATAGGCCAGCTCGCCGGTCAGACACTTGAGCAGCGAGCTCTTGCCCGCCCCGTTCGGGCCGAGCAGGGCGGTCAGACTGCCCCCATGCAGGTCGAGATCCAGGCTGTCCAGGATGAGGCGATTGCCCCGTGTGAGGCTGACACCGCGGCAAGCGAGCAGGGGGGAGGGGGATCCGGGCAAGATGGCGTTCTCCTGTTACAGCGTCCGGCGACTCTTGACCAAGAGCCAGATGAAGAAGGGGGCACCCAGCAGGGCGGTGATGATGCCCACCGGCAGCTCGGCCGGCGCCAGCAGGGTGCGGGCCAGCATGTCGGCCCCCAGCAGCAGGGCGGCGCCGAGCAGGGCGCTGAGCGGCAGCAGCCTGACGTGATTGGGCCCGGCCAGCAGCCGCACCAGGTGGGGTACCACCAGACCGACGAAGCCGATCATGCCGGCCACCGCCACCGCGACGCCGACACCGGCGGCGGTGAGCAGGATGAGGCGTCGCTTCAGAGCCTGCACGTTCACTCCCAGGTGGCGCGCCTCACCCTCGCCCAGCAGCAGGGCGTTGAGGGGGTTGGCATCGCGCATGAAGAGCCACAGCAGGGCGACCAGGGTCAGCAGCGCCAGCCCCACGTCCACCGACTTGCCGGCGGCCAGGGAGCCCATTTGCCACAGGCTCAGGTTGCGCAGCATCTGATCGTCCGCCAGGTAGGTGAGCAGCCCTATCACGGCCCCTGACAGCGCCGTGATGGCGACGCCCGCCAGCAGCATGACGGTGACCGAGGTGCCTCCCTCACGGGTGCCGAGCAAATAGACAAGGGTGGTGGTGAGCGCCCCGCCTAGGAAGGCGAGCAGGGGCAGCAGACCGAGGCCGAGCAGGCTCTGCAACTGTTGGCCGAGGGGGGCAAGCAGCACTATGGCCAGGGCGGCGCCCAGCGCCGCGCCGCCGGAGACCCCTATGATGCCGGGGTCGGCCAGGGGGTTGCGAAACAGCCCCTGCATCACGGCGCCGCAGAGGCCGAGAATGCCTCCCACGGCGATGCACAGCAGGGTACGTGGCAGGCGGATCTCCTGCACTATCAGCAGCTTGTGTGCCTCTATCCCGCTCTCTTTGCCGGCAAACAGGGCCCGCAGGCTCTCGGCCAAGGAGAGTGACATGGGGCCGGTGGCAAGGGAGCCGAGCAGCAGCAGGGCGAGCGTGCAGCCGGTGAGCACCAGCAGCCAGGGCAGCGGCAGACGCATCATGAACCCTGCTTGATCCACTGGGCTATCTGGTTGGCCTGCTGCAAGGATCTCAGGCTGAGACCTCCTTGCAGGGCGTGACCGTCGATGGCGTGGATGGCCCTGTTCTTGCCTGCCGGGGTAGCGGCCAGGGCCGGCACCTGGGCCAGCACGCTGTCGACGCTCTGGTATTGTTGCCAGTCACGGCCGCTCACCAGCACCAGATCCGGCTGCAGTTCGATCAGGGATTCGGTGGAGACGGGCTTGTAGTCGTGCAAGCGGGCGACCGGGTTGACGCCGCCGGCCAGGGTCACCAGGGCGCTGGCGGTGGTATTGCCACCGGCGATGCTGGTGGGCTGGCCCTTGTGCAGCAGCAGGAAGGCGACCTTCAGGGGTTTGTTCTGTTTCGCCTGGGCCGCCAGTTTGTCGTTCTGGACGGCGATATCGGCCTTCAGCCTGGTGCCGGCGGCCTGATTGCCCAGCAAGCCGGCCAGGGCGTCGATCCGCTCGTTGAGATTGGCCAGGGTGGGCGCCGTCGGCAGCACTGTCACCTCGACGCCGGCCCGGCGCAGCTGTTCCAGGGCCGGTGGCGGCCCCATCTCGTCGCTGCCGACCAGGCGGGTCGGGGCCAGACTCAGTATTCCTTCGGCAGCCAGGGCGCGGTGGTAGCCGACTCTCGGCAGCCCCTTGGGTTCCGGGCTGCTGACGTCGGTGGCAATCAGGCTCTGCTCGCCCCCCAGGGCCATAATGAGCTCTGTGGTGGCCGGGCCTATGCTGACGATACGTTCCTGCGCCACGGCAGGCAGGGAAAGGGCTGAACAGCCGAGCAGGCTGAGTGCGAGGGCAAAACGACGGCCCATGCGAACCTCCGAAGGGTGTATGAGAGTGGGATTGCCGCCGAGAATATCAAGCCGGTGAAAAAAATGCACTGATAATGAAAGCGATTATCAATTGCGTTAAGAGGGCCGCTTTATTACAGTATCCGCCGCGAGACCGAGTACCATCGCCAGATCATCCAGGGAGAACCGATGAGCATTGCACAACGCATTCATGCGCTGCTGGAACAAGATCCCAGCGCCCATCCTTCCAGCATCGCCACCGAGCTGGCCGTCAGTGAATGGGAGGTGGTGCGCCACCTGCCCGCCGAGCTGATGACGCTGGTGCCGAGCGATCAGGCCGAAGCCCTGCTGGCGGATCTGGCCAGCTGGGGTCAGGTGACCACCATTGTGGAGTCCGACGGCTCCATCTTCGAGGTGAAGGCCCCCTTCCCCAAGGGCAAGACGGCCCGCGGCTACTATAACCTGATGGGGCGGGACGGCGAGATGCACGGTCACCTCAAGCTCGACAACGTGGTCGGCATTGCCCTGGTCAGCAAACTGTTCATGGGCAAGGAGGGGCACTCCTTCCAGTTCTTCGGCCACAGCGGCCGCTGCATTTTCAAGATCTACCTGGGGCGTGACGAGCAGCGTCAGCTGCTGCCTGACCAGGTGGAGCGTTTCAAGGCCCTGCGCCACCAGTATCAAGAGGAAGTGAAAGCATGAGTGAACGTCAGGAGCGTCTGCAGAACCGCCTGCAACCGGAGATCCGCGAATTTCGTGACGGCTGCCGTACCCTGCAGCTCGCGACCGTGGATGGCGAAGGCAACCCCAATGCCAGCTACGCCCCCTTCGTGCTGCAGGAAGATGGCTACTATGTGCTGATCTCCGAGATAGCCCGCCATGCCCGCAACCTGCAACAGGTGCCCAAGGTTTCCCTGATGCTGATCGAGGACGAGACCGGCGCCCGCGAACTGTTCGCCCGCAAGCGGCTCACCTTTGACGCCGTGGCCGAGGTGGTGGCGCGGGATGACGAGCGCTGGGGCAAGGCGATAGCGGCGCTGGAAGGGCGTTTTGGCGACATCGTCAAAGGGCTCTCCAACCTCAAGGACTTCGTGCTGTTTCGCCTCAAGCCCGAGCAGGGGCTGTTCGTCAAGGGCTTCGGCCAGGCGTTCCGGGTCTCCGGTGACGAGCTGGTGGACTTCGTCCATCTGGTGGAGGGGCACAAGCGCGTCGACAACGGCGCCGAGTTGCGCAGCGAGACGGACGCACCTGTCTGAGGATCGAGGTCATGAGATGAAAAACGGGCAGCCTGGGCTGCCCGTTTTGTTACCTGTCCCCAGATCGGGATCACTCCTGCCAGGAGGCCTTGTTGGGGAAGGCGTCGCGATCGGCCTGGGTGGCTGTCTCGTTGCACTCCCCCCGGATCTTCCAGGAGGTCTGGCTGAGGACTATGTAGCCGGTGCGGCAATAGTTGCGTGCCGCCAGCGTCTCGGTCAGTTGCTCGTCCTGCAGGGCCTCGCGGCGCTCCAGCAGGCTCTTGCTGTTGCGGCTCAGCCGACTGTCATCCTCCTGCAACCGACTCGGCAGGACGTCGAGGGGAGCGGCTTCGAAGGTGAAGCGCTTGCTCCCCTCTTCGTTGATGTTGGTATGAAACAGGGGGGCCGGGCCGTCGGGCGTGGTGCCCGGCATGCCGGAGCAGGCCGTGATCGCCGGTAACAACAGCACAAGGGCAACGGCAGAGAATAGACGCACGCAAGACTCCAATCGGGTGATCACTTCAGGGCGGGCAGATTAGCACGCCAGCTCGGGTTGAGCCGCCTCGAGCAGCTCATCCGTGGTGAGCAGGGTCACGCTTCTGCCCTCTGGCAGGCTCAGGTGCTGCCACATCCAGTTGTGGTGCTCGATGATCTTCTCGGCGCTCAGGTGGGGACGATCGGCTGTGGTGTGACCATCCTTCAACACCAGCACCTCAAAGCCATGAGCCGCGGCACTGCGTACCGTGGTATCGACGCAAAAATCGGTGTTGCTGCCACAGAGGATCAGCCTGTCGACGGACTGCTCGGCCAGCAGG from Aeromonas rivipollensis carries:
- the hutZ gene encoding heme utilization protein HutZ, with amino-acid sequence MSERQERLQNRLQPEIREFRDGCRTLQLATVDGEGNPNASYAPFVLQEDGYYVLISEIARHARNLQQVPKVSLMLIEDETGARELFARKRLTFDAVAEVVARDDERWGKAIAALEGRFGDIVKGLSNLKDFVLFRLKPEQGLFVKGFGQAFRVSGDELVDFVHLVEGHKRVDNGAELRSETDAPV
- a CDS encoding heme ABC transporter ATP-binding protein; its protein translation is MPGSPSPLLACRGVSLTRGNRLILDSLDLDLHGGSLTALLGPNGAGKSSLLKCLTGELAYDGTISLFGRKRQEWAGDALAHRVGVLPQSSSLSFPFLCEEVVSMGRLPHSEPASRRDQIVKAAMAHAGVEHLAGRLYPGLSGGERQRVQFARVLTQIWQEPSPGRPSDPLQPRLLLLDEPTSALDLKYQHQLLTMARALAARNTAVLVVLHDLNLAARYADRLVMLEQGRLIADGSPAEVLTPELIARLYDYPAQVIHHPETGQPMVV
- a CDS encoding cysteine hydrolase family protein, giving the protein MDVLLIIDVQQGVMKATHHQQPQVLANINRAAAHVRQHHGRVIYIQHDELPGDELEPGTPGWQLHPALQPAKGDSRVRKTACDSFLETELAFLLAEQSVDRLILCGSNTDFCVDTTVRSAAAHGFEVLVLKDGHTTADRPHLSAEKIIEHHNWMWQHLSLPEGRSVTLLTTDELLEAAQPELAC
- the hutX gene encoding heme utilization cystosolic carrier protein HutX, with amino-acid sequence MSIAQRIHALLEQDPSAHPSSIATELAVSEWEVVRHLPAELMTLVPSDQAEALLADLASWGQVTTIVESDGSIFEVKAPFPKGKTARGYYNLMGRDGEMHGHLKLDNVVGIALVSKLFMGKEGHSFQFFGHSGRCIFKIYLGRDEQRQLLPDQVERFKALRHQYQEEVKA
- a CDS encoding YitT family protein — encoded protein: MDNTPRSAHPFYEDVLALLTAAGFVSLGIFLFHQVGLLTGGTAGLALLLQQVTGLSFGLLFFCMNLPFYALAWLRMGPRFTLNTFAAVATVSFMTDHLNAVLQIGKIEPVYAALIGGTLIGMGLLIMFRHKASLGGFNILALFIQDRFGIRAGKLQMGLDCAIVIASFFVVSPWLLALSVVAAIICNLVLTLNHKPGRYQIA
- a CDS encoding heme/hemin ABC transporter substrate-binding protein codes for the protein MGRRFALALSLLGCSALSLPAVAQERIVSIGPATTELIMALGGEQSLIATDVSSPEPKGLPRVGYHRALAAEGILSLAPTRLVGSDEMGPPPALEQLRRAGVEVTVLPTAPTLANLNERIDALAGLLGNQAAGTRLKADIAVQNDKLAAQAKQNKPLKVAFLLLHKGQPTSIAGGNTTASALVTLAGGVNPVARLHDYKPVSTESLIELQPDLVLVSGRDWQQYQSVDSVLAQVPALAATPAGKNRAIHAIDGHALQGGLSLRSLQQANQIAQWIKQGS
- a CDS encoding iron ABC transporter permease; protein product: MMRLPLPWLLVLTGCTLALLLLGSLATGPMSLSLAESLRALFAGKESGIEAHKLLIVQEIRLPRTLLCIAVGGILGLCGAVMQGLFRNPLADPGIIGVSGGAALGAALAIVLLAPLGQQLQSLLGLGLLPLLAFLGGALTTTLVYLLGTREGGTSVTVMLLAGVAITALSGAVIGLLTYLADDQMLRNLSLWQMGSLAAGKSVDVGLALLTLVALLWLFMRDANPLNALLLGEGEARHLGVNVQALKRRLILLTAAGVGVAVAVAGMIGFVGLVVPHLVRLLAGPNHVRLLPLSALLGAALLLGADMLARTLLAPAELPVGIITALLGAPFFIWLLVKSRRTL